In a single window of the Nocardiopsis composta genome:
- a CDS encoding TetR/AcrR family transcriptional regulator yields the protein MARRKDQDARRAQLAEATERAVLARGLEGLRLRDIAEEADLTPAAVLYYGGLDRLVVETFQQAMERFCGEREAAAERAPDARERMRACIEAGVATGPGDRLPRLLFEFWPRSLRDPAVAAMDSTLFERQVSIYYGALLLGREQGLFTLREPARTIAACLVAMEDGFQTEILAGRRTRTEVIAALHSYVHAMTGCDLGAA from the coding sequence ATGGCACGGCGCAAGGACCAGGACGCACGCCGGGCGCAGCTGGCGGAGGCGACCGAGCGCGCGGTGCTGGCCCGGGGCCTGGAGGGCCTGCGGCTGCGCGACATCGCCGAGGAGGCGGACCTCACCCCCGCCGCCGTGCTCTACTACGGCGGCCTGGACCGACTGGTCGTCGAGACGTTCCAGCAGGCCATGGAGCGGTTCTGCGGCGAGCGCGAGGCGGCCGCGGAGCGCGCCCCCGACGCCCGGGAGCGGATGCGCGCCTGCATCGAGGCGGGTGTGGCCACCGGCCCCGGCGACCGCCTGCCCCGGCTGCTGTTCGAGTTCTGGCCGCGCAGCCTGCGCGACCCCGCGGTGGCCGCCATGGACAGCACGCTCTTCGAGCGCCAGGTCTCGATCTACTACGGCGCCCTCCTGCTCGGCCGCGAGCAGGGCCTGTTCACCCTGCGCGAGCCGGCCCGGACCATCGCGGCCTGCCTGGTGGCGATGGAGGACGGCTTCCAGACGGAGATCCTGGCCGGCCGCCGGACCCGCACCGAGGTCATCGCGGCGCTGCACTCCTACGTGCACGCGATGACCGGCTGCGACCTCGGCGCCGCCTGA
- a CDS encoding hemolysin family protein yields the protein MEGYLAQIGLVVLLVVINAALAGTEIALVTLRAGQIARLEGGGPGGRAVARLARDPNRFLATIQIGITLSGFLASATAAVTLAQPLVEPLGFLGEAAGPVAVVLVTVVLTFFTLVFGELAPKRIAMQRSEAWAVLAARPLDLLGTLSRPAVWLLGISTDLVVRVLGGDPGARGSDEASEEELREMVSGHRGMTPTQRTIINGALELSQRRLRHVLVPRREVDAVSAATPSREAARVLAERGHSRAPVVQGDELDDVVGVVHWCDLLLNDDQAGAVARPPMLLPDTLGVPAAFQRMTVERQQLAVVIGETGEVAGIVSLEDLLEEIVGEIYDETDSDVRGATRLEDGSIRLPGTFPVHDLADVGVHPENLPDGSYVTVAGLIIAHLGHIPEEPGETVDIGGWLALVAATEGRAVTEVILTPDLAETGEEPGA from the coding sequence ATGGAGGGCTATTTAGCCCAGATCGGTCTCGTCGTACTGCTGGTGGTGATCAACGCGGCGCTCGCCGGAACCGAGATCGCGCTGGTCACGTTGCGCGCCGGCCAGATCGCGCGGCTGGAGGGCGGCGGGCCGGGAGGCAGGGCGGTGGCGCGGCTGGCCCGCGACCCCAACCGGTTCCTGGCCACCATCCAGATCGGCATCACGCTGTCCGGGTTCCTCGCCTCGGCGACGGCCGCGGTCACCCTGGCGCAGCCGCTCGTCGAACCGCTCGGCTTCCTCGGCGAGGCCGCGGGGCCGGTCGCGGTCGTGCTGGTCACCGTGGTGCTCACCTTCTTCACCCTGGTCTTCGGCGAGCTCGCGCCCAAGCGCATCGCCATGCAGCGCTCCGAGGCCTGGGCGGTGCTGGCCGCCCGCCCGCTGGACCTGCTGGGCACGCTCTCCCGGCCGGCGGTATGGCTGCTCGGCATCTCCACCGACCTGGTCGTCCGGGTGCTCGGCGGCGACCCGGGGGCCCGGGGATCGGATGAGGCCAGCGAGGAGGAGCTGCGCGAGATGGTCTCCGGGCACCGGGGCATGACGCCGACCCAGCGCACCATCATCAACGGCGCCCTGGAGCTGTCCCAGCGGCGGCTCCGGCACGTCCTGGTGCCGCGCCGGGAGGTCGACGCGGTCTCCGCGGCGACGCCCTCCCGGGAGGCGGCGCGCGTCCTCGCCGAGCGCGGCCATAGCCGCGCCCCGGTGGTCCAGGGCGACGAACTGGACGACGTGGTGGGCGTGGTGCACTGGTGCGACCTGCTGCTCAACGACGACCAGGCGGGGGCGGTGGCCCGGCCGCCGATGCTGCTCCCCGACACCCTGGGGGTGCCCGCCGCGTTCCAGCGGATGACCGTCGAGCGCCAGCAGCTGGCGGTGGTCATCGGGGAGACCGGCGAGGTGGCCGGCATCGTCAGCCTGGAGGACCTGCTGGAGGAGATCGTCGGGGAGATCTACGACGAGACCGACTCCGACGTCCGGGGCGCCACCCGGCTGGAGGACGGCTCGATCCGGCTGCCCGGCACCTTCCCGGTGCACGACCTGGCCGACGTCGGGGTGCACCCGGAGAACCTGCCGGACGGCTCCTACGTCACGGTCGCCGGACTGATCATCGCGCACCTGGGGCACATCCCCGAGGAGCCCGGTGAGACCGTCGACATCGGCGGCTGGCTGGCGCTGGTCGCGGCCACCGAGGGCCGCGCCGTCACCGAGGTGATCCTCACCCCCGACCTGGCCGAGACCGGAGAGGAGCCCGGCGCCTGA
- a CDS encoding heme o synthase, with protein sequence MPQGERSSASGAGESGGPGRRASLGAYVRAYVALSKPRVIELLLITTIPVMFVAAGGVPPLWTAVATLVFGTFSAASANAINCYIDRDIDQEMRRTRRRPVAMHQVTPRGAMIYGLVLAALSTAGFAVFVNWLSAALSLFAILFYIFVYTMLLKRRTAQNVVWGGIAGCMPVLIGWAAITERLDWAPFILFLVVFFWTPPHTWALAMRYREDYAAAKVPMLPVVATDQRVLLECVLYSWATVLTSVLLWPVAQTTVFYLAVAVVLGIVLLVQAHRLLAASRAGVSGAKLKTMGFFHLSNAYLALLFTAVTIDPLLRGWLI encoded by the coding sequence GTGCCCCAGGGGGAGCGGTCCTCCGCGAGCGGCGCCGGCGAGAGCGGCGGGCCGGGGCGCCGCGCGTCCCTCGGCGCCTATGTCCGGGCCTACGTCGCGCTGTCCAAGCCCCGGGTCATCGAGCTGCTGCTGATCACCACGATCCCGGTGATGTTCGTGGCGGCCGGCGGGGTGCCCCCGCTGTGGACCGCGGTGGCCACCCTGGTCTTCGGCACCTTCTCCGCGGCCAGCGCCAACGCCATCAACTGCTACATCGACCGCGACATCGACCAGGAGATGCGCCGCACCCGGCGGCGCCCGGTGGCGATGCACCAGGTCACCCCGCGCGGGGCGATGATCTACGGGCTGGTCCTGGCGGCGCTGTCCACCGCCGGGTTCGCGGTTTTCGTGAACTGGCTGTCGGCGGCCCTGTCGCTGTTCGCGATCCTGTTCTACATCTTCGTCTACACGATGCTGCTCAAGCGGCGCACCGCGCAGAACGTGGTGTGGGGCGGCATCGCCGGGTGCATGCCGGTGCTGATCGGCTGGGCCGCGATCACCGAGCGGCTGGACTGGGCGCCGTTCATCCTGTTCCTGGTGGTCTTCTTCTGGACGCCGCCGCACACCTGGGCGCTGGCGATGCGCTACCGCGAGGACTACGCCGCGGCGAAGGTCCCGATGCTCCCGGTGGTCGCCACCGACCAGCGGGTGCTGCTGGAGTGCGTGCTCTACAGCTGGGCCACGGTGCTCACCTCGGTGCTGCTGTGGCCGGTGGCCCAGACCACCGTGTTCTACCTGGCGGTCGCCGTGGTGCTGGGCATCGTGCTGCTGGTGCAGGCGCACCGCCTGCTGGCCGCCAGCCGGGCCGGGGTCTCCGGGGCGAAGCTCAAGACGATGGGCTTCTTCCACCTGTCCAACGCCTACCTGGCGCTGCTGTTCACCGCGGTGACCATCGACCCGCTGCTGCGCGGCTGGCTCATCTGA
- a CDS encoding carbon-nitrogen hydrolase family protein gives MRTLAIAAVQTAPVPFDLDASWERYAEQVRAVRAQFPHVRMAVAPELMLSAEAPLLQGRASWTEQAATAVPGPLTDRLAGLARETGLWLVPGSVYERAGDGRVYNTAVAISPGGEIAARYRKVFPWQPYEGTEPGTGFTVFDVPEVGRVGLAICYDGSFPETARQLAWLGAEVIVQPTLTTTRDREMELVLARANAWANQVYVVNVNAADPAGVGASAVVDPEGMVRQQAGGGAEVLVDVLDLDAVTRVRAFGSAGINRPWAQLARYGDRIELPAYGGAFRRPPWA, from the coding sequence ATGCGCACACTGGCCATCGCCGCCGTCCAGACCGCCCCGGTCCCCTTCGACCTCGACGCCTCCTGGGAGCGCTACGCCGAGCAGGTCCGGGCGGTGCGCGCGCAGTTCCCGCACGTCCGCATGGCCGTCGCCCCGGAGCTGATGCTCTCGGCGGAGGCGCCGCTGCTGCAGGGGCGCGCGTCCTGGACGGAGCAGGCCGCGACCGCCGTGCCCGGCCCGCTGACCGATCGGCTCGCCGGGCTCGCCCGGGAGACCGGGCTCTGGCTCGTCCCCGGCAGCGTCTACGAGCGGGCCGGCGACGGCCGGGTGTACAACACCGCGGTCGCGATCTCCCCCGGAGGCGAGATCGCCGCCCGGTACCGCAAGGTCTTCCCGTGGCAGCCCTACGAGGGAACCGAGCCCGGCACCGGGTTCACCGTCTTCGACGTCCCCGAGGTCGGCCGGGTCGGCCTGGCCATCTGCTACGACGGGTCGTTCCCGGAGACCGCGCGGCAGCTGGCCTGGCTCGGCGCCGAGGTGATCGTCCAGCCGACGCTGACCACCACCCGCGACCGGGAGATGGAGCTGGTGCTGGCCCGGGCGAACGCCTGGGCCAACCAGGTCTACGTGGTCAACGTCAACGCCGCAGACCCGGCCGGGGTGGGCGCCAGCGCGGTGGTGGACCCGGAGGGCATGGTGCGCCAGCAGGCCGGCGGCGGGGCCGAGGTCCTGGTCGACGTGCTCGACCTGGACGCGGTCACCCGGGTCCGCGCGTTCGGCAGCGCCGGGATCAACCGGCCCTGGGCCCAGCTGGCCCGCTACGGCGACCGGATCGAGCTGCCCGCCTACGGCGGGGCGTTCCGTCGCCCGCCGTGGGCATGA
- a CDS encoding PrsW family intramembrane metalloprotease gives MPALDSKAILEGRKPGSRSYGLLIGIFVSVLCTLGMLGYLLMAGLVTGGVSGVIGFLVSLVAAVIPVAILIPLILMLDRLEPEPGSMLLFAFLWGAGVAVGASFILNTAGMQLGTVPLFGADLGTFVSTAVGAPVVEESAKGLVLLVLLWRRRYEIDSYTDGVIYAGMVATGFAFTENVLYFLTSYFEEGFFGMAFTFVLRGLIGPLGHPIYTAMIGLGVAYAAMRRGPMRLVAPVAGWVAAVLLHALWNGSTIFGWYGLGAAYLVLFFVLVAIIGVAVQDRRRQVAAISYYLPPYTPTGLVSPADIRMLSSMGGRRAARAWASRNAGVRGRRAMQDYQLAATELALLHQRLDRGVARPNWEGRRDAFLALMHVAREAFLGRVQAPAAPAWAPSATDSGFLRRSDFSHVIAQAQARRGFSGPPPQAPPGRPPVR, from the coding sequence ATGCCCGCTCTCGACAGCAAGGCCATTCTCGAAGGCCGCAAACCGGGGAGCAGGTCCTACGGCCTGCTCATCGGCATTTTCGTCAGTGTCCTGTGCACCCTGGGGATGCTCGGCTACCTGCTGATGGCCGGCCTGGTCACCGGCGGCGTCTCCGGCGTCATCGGCTTCCTGGTCAGCCTGGTCGCCGCCGTCATCCCGGTGGCGATCCTCATCCCGCTGATCCTGATGCTGGACCGGCTGGAGCCCGAGCCCGGCTCGATGCTGCTCTTCGCGTTCCTGTGGGGCGCGGGCGTGGCGGTGGGCGCCTCGTTCATCCTGAACACCGCCGGCATGCAGCTGGGCACGGTGCCGCTGTTCGGCGCGGACCTGGGCACCTTCGTCAGCACCGCGGTGGGCGCCCCGGTGGTGGAGGAGAGCGCCAAGGGCCTGGTGCTGCTGGTGCTGCTCTGGCGGCGGCGCTACGAGATCGACTCCTACACCGACGGCGTCATCTACGCGGGCATGGTCGCCACCGGCTTCGCCTTCACCGAGAACGTGCTGTACTTCCTCACCTCCTACTTCGAGGAGGGGTTCTTCGGGATGGCGTTCACCTTCGTGCTGCGCGGCCTGATCGGCCCGCTCGGCCACCCGATCTACACCGCGATGATCGGCCTGGGCGTCGCCTACGCCGCGATGCGCCGCGGCCCGATGCGGCTGGTCGCCCCGGTGGCCGGCTGGGTGGCCGCGGTGCTGCTGCACGCGCTGTGGAACGGCTCGACCATCTTCGGCTGGTACGGCCTGGGCGCCGCCTACCTCGTGCTGTTCTTCGTGCTGGTGGCGATCATCGGCGTCGCGGTGCAGGACCGCCGCCGCCAGGTCGCCGCGATCTCCTACTACCTGCCGCCCTACACCCCCACCGGCCTGGTCTCACCGGCCGACATCAGGATGCTGAGCAGCATGGGCGGGCGGCGCGCCGCCCGCGCCTGGGCCTCGCGCAACGCCGGGGTGCGCGGCCGCCGGGCGATGCAGGACTACCAGCTGGCCGCCACCGAGCTGGCGCTGCTGCACCAGCGCCTGGACCGCGGGGTGGCCCGCCCGAACTGGGAGGGCCGCCGGGACGCGTTCCTGGCGCTGATGCACGTGGCCCGGGAGGCCTTCCTGGGCCGGGTGCAGGCGCCCGCGGCACCGGCCTGGGCCCCTTCGGCGACCGACTCCGGCTTCCTGCGCCGCTCGGACTTCTCGCACGTCATCGCCCAGGCGCAGGCGCGCCGAGGGTTCAGCGGACCGCCTCCGCAGGCGCCGCCGGGGCGCCCTCCGGTGCGCTGA
- the tal gene encoding transaldolase, whose translation MTNPLSELSGEGVAVWLDDISRDRLRTGNLRSLIAERSVVGVTSNPTIFEKALNEGDAYDAQLRDLALRGVSVDEAVRALTGADIREAADVLRPVFDSTGGRDGRVSLEVDPRLARDTERTVAEARALWWLVDRPNLMIKIPATVEGLPAITRALAEGISVNVTLIFSLERYRAVMQAFQEGLAKAREAGLDVSKIHSVASFFVSRVDAEVDKRLDALGTPEAKELRGRAAVANARLAYQAYEEFFGSESWRVLEAAGAHRQRPLWASTGVKDPAYDDTRYVTGLVAPDTVNTMPEATLEAVADHGRITGDTVRGGYAAARADLDALAGAGVDFDDVLRLLEEDGVAKFEKSWEQLLDKVRSALGAV comes from the coding sequence ATGACGAACCCGCTGAGCGAACTCTCCGGCGAGGGGGTCGCGGTCTGGCTGGACGACATCAGCCGCGACCGGCTGCGCACCGGCAACCTCCGGTCGCTGATCGCCGAGCGCAGCGTCGTCGGGGTGACCTCCAACCCGACGATCTTCGAGAAGGCCCTCAACGAGGGTGACGCCTACGACGCGCAGCTGCGCGACCTGGCGCTGCGCGGCGTCTCGGTGGACGAGGCGGTGCGCGCGCTGACCGGCGCCGACATCCGCGAGGCCGCCGACGTGCTGCGCCCGGTGTTCGACTCCACCGGCGGCCGGGACGGCCGGGTCTCGCTGGAGGTCGACCCGCGGCTGGCCCGCGACACCGAGCGCACCGTCGCCGAGGCGCGCGCCCTGTGGTGGCTGGTGGACCGGCCCAACCTGATGATCAAGATCCCGGCCACGGTCGAAGGGCTGCCCGCGATCACCCGGGCGCTCGCCGAGGGGATCAGCGTCAACGTCACGCTGATCTTCTCCCTGGAGCGCTACCGCGCCGTCATGCAGGCCTTCCAGGAGGGCCTGGCCAAGGCGCGCGAGGCCGGCCTGGACGTGTCCAAGATCCACTCGGTGGCGTCGTTCTTCGTCAGCCGGGTCGACGCCGAGGTGGACAAGCGCCTGGACGCCCTGGGCACGCCCGAGGCCAAGGAGCTGCGCGGCCGCGCCGCCGTCGCCAACGCCCGCCTCGCCTACCAGGCCTACGAGGAGTTCTTCGGCTCGGAGTCCTGGCGGGTGCTGGAGGCCGCCGGCGCGCACCGGCAGCGTCCGCTGTGGGCCTCCACCGGTGTGAAGGACCCCGCCTACGACGACACCCGGTACGTGACCGGGCTGGTCGCCCCGGACACCGTCAACACCATGCCGGAGGCCACCCTGGAGGCGGTCGCCGACCACGGCCGCATCACCGGTGACACGGTCCGCGGCGGCTACGCCGCGGCCCGCGCCGACCTGGACGCGCTGGCCGGCGCCGGCGTCGACTTCGACGACGTGCTGCGCCTGCTGGAAGAGGACGGCGTGGCCAAGTTCGAGAAGTCCTGGGAGCAGCTGCTGGACAAGGTCCGCTCCGCCCTCGGCGCGGTCTGA
- a CDS encoding COX15/CtaA family protein, which produces MLIDGGPGPVAAEEIEILSLPLWAWQVTFAVVGVVALALLARTVWEPTVRSLRWWALGNVVVNAGIAVTGATVRVTSSGLGCSEWPKCTEESFVPVGTDHSAFNAAIEFGNRTLTFLVLAVGVIVFIATLRLRPRRRDLRVMATVIPLGVLGQAVLGGITVWTDLHPASVASHFLLSMVVVVVAVAYYVRCREPEGVLRPTVGPAARALATALLPVGFLLLAAGTVVTGTGPHGGDAEAPRWGFDLVLVTRVHSVLAWAVLAGALAMVVLTLRTGSRTARVQSLLLAGAVLLQGVLGYVQYLLGLPEWLVVLHVLGSALVWIAILRLYFGTAERVSAPEGAPAAPAEAVR; this is translated from the coding sequence ATGTTGATCGACGGTGGTCCGGGCCCGGTGGCGGCCGAAGAGATCGAGATCCTCTCCCTGCCCCTGTGGGCCTGGCAGGTGACCTTCGCGGTGGTCGGCGTGGTGGCGCTGGCGCTGCTCGCCCGGACGGTCTGGGAGCCCACGGTGCGCTCGCTGCGCTGGTGGGCGCTGGGCAACGTCGTGGTCAACGCGGGGATCGCGGTCACCGGGGCCACGGTGCGGGTGACCTCCTCCGGGCTGGGCTGCTCGGAATGGCCCAAGTGCACCGAGGAGAGCTTCGTCCCGGTGGGCACCGACCACTCGGCGTTCAACGCCGCCATCGAGTTCGGCAACCGGACGCTGACCTTCCTGGTGCTGGCCGTGGGGGTCATCGTCTTCATCGCGACGCTGCGGCTCCGCCCGCGCCGCCGGGACCTGCGGGTGATGGCGACGGTCATCCCGCTGGGCGTGCTGGGCCAGGCCGTGCTCGGCGGGATCACCGTCTGGACCGACCTGCATCCGGCGTCGGTCGCCTCGCACTTCCTGCTCTCCATGGTGGTGGTCGTGGTGGCCGTCGCCTACTACGTGCGCTGCCGCGAACCGGAGGGCGTGCTGCGGCCCACCGTCGGCCCCGCCGCGCGCGCCCTGGCCACCGCGCTGCTGCCGGTCGGCTTCCTGCTGCTGGCCGCGGGGACCGTGGTCACCGGCACCGGGCCGCACGGCGGCGACGCCGAGGCGCCCCGCTGGGGCTTCGACCTGGTGCTGGTGACCCGGGTGCACTCGGTGCTGGCCTGGGCGGTGCTGGCCGGCGCGCTGGCCATGGTGGTGCTGACCCTGCGCACCGGCTCGCGGACCGCCCGGGTGCAGAGCCTGCTGCTGGCCGGGGCGGTGCTGCTGCAGGGCGTGCTCGGCTACGTCCAGTACCTCCTCGGCCTGCCCGAGTGGCTGGTGGTGCTGCACGTGCTCGGGTCGGCGCTGGTGTGGATCGCGATCCTGCGGCTCTACTTCGGCACCGCCGAGCGGGTCAGCGCACCGGAGGGCGCCCCGGCGGCGCCTGCGGAGGCGGTCCGCTGA
- the tkt gene encoding transketolase produces MNIDTADSLEWSDLDRRSVDVVRALAMDAVEEAGSGHPGTAMSLAPAAYLLFQKVMRHDPTDPHWVGRDRFVLSCGHSSLTLYIQLFLAGYGLELDDIKNLRQWDSPTPGHPEYGHTAGVETTTGPLGQGIGNAVGMAMAARRERGLFDPEAAPGESPFDHHVYAICSDGDVQEGVSHEASALAGVQELGNLVLIWDDNRISIEDDTRIAFSEDVAARYEAYGWHVQTVDWTAGGTYHEDVEALHAAIQAARAETSRPSFIRLSTVIGWPSPNKQGTGGVHGAALGAEEVAATKQVLGMDPDARFDVPAELLAHTRGAAERGRAAHDAWQQRFASWQAEAGERADLFARLEAGKLPEGWEDALPVFEADAKGMATRKASGEVLTALAKELPELWGGSADLAGSNNTTPKGQPSFLPEKAASKAFPGNPYGRVLHFGIREHGMGAILNGIALHGPTRPYGGTFLVFSDYMRPAVRLAALMRLPVTYVWTHDSIGLGEDGPTHQPVEHLWSLRAIPGLDVVRPADANETAVAWRTLIGNADRPAALALTRQNVPVLDRTELGSAEGTAKGGYVLAEASGGTPEAILIATGSEVAIALAARERLEAEGTPTRVVSMPCVEWFRAQDAEYRQSVLPSAVRARVSVEAGIELGWREFTGDAGESVSLEHFGASAPYQKLYEEFGLTADAVVAAARRSLAAASS; encoded by the coding sequence GTGAACATCGACACCGCCGACTCCCTTGAGTGGTCGGACCTGGACCGCCGCTCGGTCGATGTGGTCCGCGCACTGGCCATGGACGCCGTCGAGGAGGCCGGCTCCGGGCACCCCGGCACCGCGATGAGCCTCGCGCCCGCGGCCTACCTGCTGTTCCAGAAGGTCATGCGGCACGACCCCACCGACCCGCACTGGGTCGGCCGGGACCGCTTCGTGCTCTCCTGCGGCCACAGCAGCCTCACCCTGTACATCCAGCTCTTCCTGGCCGGGTACGGGCTGGAGCTGGACGACATCAAGAACCTCCGGCAGTGGGACAGCCCCACCCCCGGCCACCCGGAGTACGGCCACACCGCGGGCGTGGAGACCACCACCGGCCCGCTCGGCCAGGGCATCGGCAACGCGGTCGGCATGGCGATGGCCGCCCGCCGCGAGCGCGGCCTGTTCGACCCGGAGGCCGCCCCCGGCGAGAGCCCCTTCGACCACCACGTCTACGCGATCTGCTCGGACGGCGACGTCCAGGAGGGCGTGAGCCACGAGGCCAGCGCCCTGGCCGGCGTCCAGGAGCTCGGCAACCTCGTGCTGATCTGGGACGACAACCGGATCTCCATCGAGGACGACACCCGGATCGCCTTCTCCGAGGACGTCGCGGCCCGCTACGAGGCCTACGGCTGGCACGTGCAGACCGTGGACTGGACCGCCGGCGGCACCTACCACGAGGACGTCGAGGCGCTGCACGCCGCGATCCAGGCGGCCCGCGCCGAGACCTCCCGGCCGTCCTTCATCCGGCTGAGCACCGTCATCGGCTGGCCCTCGCCGAACAAGCAGGGCACCGGCGGGGTCCACGGCGCCGCGCTGGGCGCCGAGGAGGTCGCCGCCACCAAGCAGGTGCTGGGCATGGACCCCGACGCCCGGTTCGACGTGCCCGCCGAGCTGCTCGCGCACACCCGGGGCGCCGCCGAGCGCGGCCGCGCCGCGCACGACGCCTGGCAGCAGCGGTTCGCCTCCTGGCAGGCCGAGGCCGGCGAGCGCGCCGACCTGTTCGCCCGCCTGGAGGCCGGCAAGCTCCCCGAGGGCTGGGAGGACGCCCTGCCGGTCTTCGAGGCCGACGCCAAGGGGATGGCCACCCGCAAGGCCAGCGGCGAGGTGCTCACCGCGCTGGCCAAGGAGCTCCCCGAGCTGTGGGGCGGCTCGGCCGACCTGGCCGGCTCCAACAACACCACGCCCAAGGGGCAGCCGTCCTTCCTGCCGGAGAAGGCCGCCAGCAAGGCGTTCCCCGGCAACCCCTACGGCCGGGTGCTGCACTTCGGCATCCGCGAGCACGGCATGGGCGCGATCCTGAACGGCATCGCGCTGCACGGCCCGACCCGCCCCTACGGCGGCACCTTCCTGGTGTTCAGCGACTACATGCGCCCGGCGGTGCGGCTGGCCGCGCTGATGAGGCTCCCGGTCACCTACGTGTGGACGCACGACTCCATCGGCCTGGGCGAGGACGGCCCGACCCACCAGCCGGTCGAGCACCTGTGGTCGCTGCGCGCCATCCCCGGCCTGGACGTGGTGCGCCCCGCCGACGCCAACGAGACCGCGGTGGCCTGGCGGACCCTGATCGGCAACGCCGACCGGCCCGCCGCGCTCGCGCTGACCCGGCAGAACGTGCCGGTGCTGGACCGCACCGAGCTGGGCTCGGCCGAGGGCACCGCCAAGGGCGGCTACGTGCTGGCCGAGGCCTCCGGCGGCACCCCGGAGGCGATCCTCATCGCCACCGGCAGCGAGGTCGCCATCGCCCTGGCCGCCCGCGAGCGGCTGGAGGCCGAGGGCACCCCGACCCGGGTGGTCTCCATGCCGTGCGTGGAGTGGTTCCGCGCCCAGGACGCCGAGTACCGGCAGAGCGTGCTGCCGTCCGCGGTGCGCGCCCGCGTCTCGGTGGAGGCCGGGATCGAGCTGGGGTGGCGCGAGTTCACCGGCGACGCCGGCGAGTCGGTCTCCCTGGAGCACTTCGGCGCCTCCGCCCCCTACCAGAAGCTCTACGAGGAGTTCGGGCTGACCGCGGACGCCGTGGTGGCCGCCGCCCGGCGCAGCCTCGCCGCCGCCTCCTCCTGA